One region of Opitutaceae bacterium genomic DNA includes:
- a CDS encoding universal stress protein, whose protein sequence is MTILTPIDFSGASDDVVKAASELAGILGAKIVLLHVVQPPVVTSDFGVGLENVQELMVISEKAATKNLDRQTARLAKKGLQVEGIVTTGSPIASIIKEADRVGARYIVMGSHGHTAFYDLLVGSTTQGVLKRAKCPVVVLPTQRSSRKKARKK, encoded by the coding sequence ATGACAATCCTGACCCCAATCGACTTCTCCGGCGCCAGCGATGATGTCGTCAAGGCGGCATCCGAGCTGGCTGGCATCCTTGGCGCAAAAATCGTGCTGCTCCACGTCGTGCAGCCTCCGGTCGTCACCAGCGACTTCGGAGTCGGGCTCGAAAACGTGCAGGAACTCATGGTCATCAGCGAAAAGGCTGCCACCAAGAATCTCGATCGTCAGACGGCGCGACTTGCGAAAAAGGGACTTCAGGTGGAGGGCATTGTCACCACGGGCTCCCCCATCGCGTCGATCATCAAGGAAGCCGACCGAGTTGGCGCCAGGTACATAGTCATGGGCTCGCACGGCCACACCGCATTCTACGACCTGCTCGTCGGCAGCACCACCCAGGGCGTGCTCAAGCGGGCGAAGTGCCCGGTCGTGGTGCTTCCCACTCAGCGGAGTTCCCGGAAGAAGGCCAGGAAGAAGTAG
- the ilvA gene encoding threonine ammonia-lyase: MTQAPDRESSSSASQVSLSAIRAAARRIKGAVIASPCPESIALSEVTGARIFCKLDNLQRTGSFKERGARNALAMLPSSARKRGVVAASAGNHALRLAYHGRLLGIRVTVVMPEYAPLIKRTTCERLGARVIIAGRDFAEARAAADAIVAKDGARYIHGFDDPAIIAGQGTAGLEILRQVPNLDAIVCPIGGAGLIAGIAVAVKALKPKVQVIGVESIATCSFAAALKAGQPVAIPRKSTLADGLAVLKVGARAFELARSRVDKVVSVREDAIALAILRMAELEKTVVEGAAAAPLAAFLAGKLPELAGKRVALTICGGNIDPAVLSRVIELGLVADGRIARFSAVISDRPGGLAALARVIAEAGASIKDIAHDRAFSGPDVSAVTCSCTVETRDHQHVVALRRALRRAGFQLKPERGPR; this comes from the coding sequence ATGACTCAAGCCCCCGACCGCGAGTCCAGCAGTTCCGCTTCGCAGGTGTCCTTGAGCGCCATCCGTGCCGCTGCCAGGCGCATCAAGGGTGCTGTGATTGCTTCTCCCTGCCCGGAATCGATCGCGTTGAGCGAGGTCACTGGTGCGCGCATTTTCTGCAAGCTCGACAACCTTCAGCGCACCGGGTCATTCAAGGAACGCGGCGCGCGCAATGCGCTGGCGATGCTCCCTTCCTCCGCCAGAAAACGGGGCGTTGTGGCTGCAAGCGCGGGCAATCATGCGCTCAGGCTGGCCTATCACGGTCGGCTGCTTGGCATCCGCGTGACAGTCGTGATGCCGGAATACGCTCCGCTCATCAAGCGGACCACCTGCGAACGACTCGGCGCACGTGTGATCATCGCAGGCCGGGACTTCGCCGAAGCTCGTGCCGCAGCTGATGCGATCGTCGCAAAAGACGGCGCACGTTACATACATGGCTTCGACGATCCGGCCATCATCGCAGGGCAGGGGACAGCCGGCCTGGAGATTCTCCGGCAGGTTCCCAATCTCGACGCCATCGTGTGCCCGATCGGCGGCGCGGGTCTGATCGCGGGTATTGCCGTGGCGGTGAAAGCGCTGAAGCCCAAAGTTCAGGTCATCGGCGTCGAAAGCATCGCCACCTGTAGCTTTGCCGCCGCTCTCAAGGCGGGTCAGCCCGTCGCGATTCCGAGAAAGTCAACACTCGCCGACGGCCTGGCGGTTTTGAAAGTCGGTGCACGCGCCTTCGAACTCGCACGGTCACGCGTCGACAAGGTGGTCAGTGTGCGTGAGGATGCCATTGCCCTCGCCATTCTGCGCATGGCCGAACTTGAAAAAACCGTCGTTGAAGGCGCAGCCGCGGCGCCTCTCGCGGCTTTTCTTGCGGGTAAACTTCCCGAACTGGCTGGAAAACGCGTCGCCCTCACGATCTGCGGAGGAAACATCGACCCCGCGGTCCTTAGCCGCGTCATCGAACTCGGGCTCGTCGCTGATGGTCGGATCGCACGGTTCAGCGCCGTGATCAGCGACCGCCCGGGCGGCCTGGCCGCGCTGGCGCGGGTGATCGCCGAGGCTGGCGCGAGCATCAAGGACATTGCCCATGACCGGGCATTCAGCGGGCCCGATGTCAGTGCCGTCACGTGCAGTTGCACGGTGGAGACGCGTGACCACCAGCACGTCGTCGCACTCAGGCGGGCGCTGCGCCGGGCGGGCTTTCAGCTCAAACCGGAGCGCGGCCCGCGCTGA
- a CDS encoding EthD family reductase — translation MGNGLKSNSIEHGLAGVAPDAPAAFVALCHLTFDSMPAFQAAFASHAAELTTDIPNYTAIEPVMQVSEVVRFGHGLHFVVPFGTQLAMACRLRPWSLGCGRFRGSRQGGVRAALRGRA, via the coding sequence TTGGGCAATGGGCTGAAGTCCAATTCAATCGAGCACGGTCTCGCCGGCGTCGCACCCGATGCACCGGCTGCATTTGTCGCACTCTGCCATTTGACCTTTGATTCCATGCCCGCTTTTCAGGCGGCCTTTGCATCTCATGCTGCAGAATTGACGACCGATATTCCCAACTATACGGCGATTGAACCGGTCATGCAGGTCAGCGAGGTGGTTAGATTCGGACATGGGTTGCACTTTGTTGTCCCGTTCGGTACTCAACTCGCTATGGCGTGCCGGTTGAGGCCATGGAGCCTTGGGTGCGGGAGGTTTCGTGGAAGCCGGCAAGGCGGAGTCCGCGCTGCACTTCGGGGGCGCGCATGA
- the rapA gene encoding RNA polymerase-associated protein RapA, protein MTLSVAGQRCLSEREPELGLGLVEEIDRARITILFPATGEKRIYARGTAVLKRVQFRIGDRLTDREGKSLTVDRIEEAGGLMTYFESGRSVREDSISDKTTVDLPQERLMAGQVDEEDIFSLRYRALQFQARLRQSEVRGFLGGRVELIPHQMYILREVTSRQYPRVLLADEVGLGKTIEACLIIQRLLAVGKARRVLILVPESLIHQWFVELLRRFNLWFGLYDEARCAADEAAEPGKNPFLSSQLALASTTFVSESESRRAQLIAAGWDMVVVDEAHHLTWTPEAASAEYRLVEELASKSPGLLLLTATPTQLGPTGHFARLRLLDPSRYPEYAAYLEETKRFQTVAGVAEKIVESQPLEPGDIASLKSIFSRDPQRLDEHLAALNQKRRGARENLLRTLLDQHGTGRVMFRNSRANIAGFPRRRLCPAVLPAASQAQLERGAREMEAEETGSAGHVRYALKDDPRVEWLVNFLQEIRPSKTLLICRSQRKVLALETAIKERSNVSVGLFHEGLPLVNRDRQAAWFAEPDGAQLLICSEIGSEGRNFQFSHHLVLWDLPLNPGLIEQRIGRLDRIGQTEEIRIHVPVLSGGADELVLDWYHRGLNAIEHPLHGGNDVQEAFRDRLLTLAVAQGEGHASASHAAREAMITETIAFREALALKLRNGRDRLLELNSFNPESAARVITRVREAEADPGLRAFLVELLDHFGVRIKEHEEGDIFLDPSHAYVEGFPSLPAEGLLATFSRKRALAREDIGFLTADHPLVFDSIDLLLASKSGTTAFSKIISPKPNLLLEAIFVLEPVAESRWHADQFLAPCPVRVVVDLQRRDVSEAWTHEKLAKETEDGSIARFLEKGGFEPALLKRLTDAAERLALARTRRLKQDAAAAASEMLTEERQRLLDLRKVNDHVRPEEIATTEERLAATLAAIEGARLRIDSLRLILEGPQLDD, encoded by the coding sequence ATGACATTGTCGGTTGCAGGACAACGGTGCCTGAGCGAACGGGAACCCGAACTGGGCCTTGGCCTGGTCGAGGAGATCGACCGCGCGCGCATCACCATTCTTTTTCCAGCGACCGGGGAGAAGCGCATCTACGCCCGTGGCACCGCGGTTCTCAAACGCGTGCAGTTCCGCATCGGCGACCGGCTCACCGATCGCGAAGGAAAATCCCTGACTGTCGATCGAATCGAGGAGGCCGGCGGCCTGATGACCTACTTCGAGTCCGGCCGATCGGTCCGTGAGGATTCGATTTCCGACAAAACCACCGTCGATCTGCCCCAGGAGCGGCTCATGGCCGGACAGGTCGACGAGGAGGACATATTCAGCCTGCGCTACCGAGCACTCCAATTCCAGGCCCGCCTTCGTCAATCCGAGGTGCGGGGGTTCCTGGGCGGTCGCGTCGAGCTCATCCCCCACCAGATGTACATCCTGCGCGAGGTCACGTCGCGCCAGTACCCGAGGGTGCTCCTTGCGGACGAGGTGGGACTGGGCAAGACGATCGAGGCCTGCCTCATCATCCAGCGGCTCCTCGCCGTTGGGAAGGCCCGGCGCGTGCTCATTCTTGTACCAGAAAGTCTGATACACCAGTGGTTCGTCGAGCTTCTGCGCCGCTTCAACCTCTGGTTCGGCCTCTACGACGAGGCGCGCTGCGCGGCCGATGAAGCCGCCGAGCCGGGAAAAAACCCGTTTCTCTCATCCCAGCTCGCACTCGCAAGCACAACCTTCGTCTCCGAAAGCGAATCGCGCCGGGCACAGCTGATCGCCGCAGGCTGGGACATGGTTGTCGTGGACGAGGCCCATCACCTGACGTGGACCCCCGAAGCCGCGAGCGCCGAGTACCGGCTGGTCGAGGAACTGGCATCGAAGTCGCCCGGCCTGCTTCTGCTGACCGCCACGCCGACGCAGTTGGGACCAACCGGCCATTTCGCGCGCCTGCGCCTGCTCGATCCTTCGCGCTACCCGGAATATGCCGCCTATCTCGAGGAGACAAAGCGTTTTCAAACCGTGGCCGGAGTCGCGGAGAAAATCGTTGAATCCCAGCCCCTCGAACCCGGCGACATCGCCTCCCTGAAGTCCATCTTCAGCCGCGACCCCCAGCGTCTCGATGAGCATCTCGCAGCCCTGAATCAGAAGCGCCGCGGAGCCCGGGAAAACCTGCTTCGCACCCTACTCGACCAGCACGGCACGGGTCGAGTGATGTTCCGAAACAGCCGCGCCAATATCGCCGGTTTTCCCCGCCGGCGTCTCTGCCCGGCGGTTCTCCCGGCTGCATCGCAGGCACAGCTCGAACGCGGCGCGCGCGAAATGGAGGCGGAGGAAACGGGGAGCGCGGGCCATGTCCGCTACGCCCTCAAGGACGACCCCAGGGTCGAGTGGCTGGTCAATTTCCTTCAGGAGATCCGTCCCTCCAAGACCCTCCTCATCTGCCGGTCCCAGCGCAAGGTGCTCGCTCTGGAGACCGCCATCAAGGAGCGCTCCAATGTCAGCGTCGGGCTCTTCCACGAGGGACTTCCGCTGGTGAATCGCGACCGCCAGGCCGCCTGGTTCGCCGAGCCCGATGGCGCCCAGTTGCTTATCTGCTCGGAGATCGGCAGCGAGGGACGCAACTTCCAGTTCTCGCACCATTTGGTCCTCTGGGATCTGCCTCTCAACCCGGGATTGATCGAGCAGCGGATCGGCCGCCTCGACCGCATCGGCCAGACGGAGGAGATTCGCATACATGTCCCCGTGCTCAGCGGCGGCGCAGACGAACTTGTGCTGGACTGGTATCATCGCGGCCTGAATGCCATTGAGCATCCGCTGCACGGCGGCAACGACGTGCAGGAGGCTTTTCGCGACCGTCTGCTCACGCTTGCCGTCGCACAAGGCGAGGGGCATGCCTCGGCCTCCCACGCCGCGCGTGAGGCCATGATAACCGAGACGATTGCTTTCCGCGAGGCGCTCGCCCTGAAGCTCAGGAACGGCCGCGACCGCCTGCTCGAACTCAACTCCTTCAACCCCGAGTCCGCCGCAAGGGTCATCACCCGCGTCCGGGAGGCCGAGGCGGACCCTGGCCTGCGCGCCTTTCTAGTCGAACTGCTCGACCACTTCGGCGTGCGCATCAAGGAGCATGAGGAGGGCGACATCTTCCTTGATCCCAGCCACGCCTACGTCGAGGGGTTCCCATCCCTACCGGCGGAAGGCCTGCTGGCCACATTCTCCCGCAAACGCGCCCTGGCGCGCGAGGACATCGGATTCCTGACCGCCGATCACCCGCTCGTGTTCGATTCGATCGACCTCCTTCTGGCGTCGAAGTCAGGCACCACCGCGTTCAGCAAGATCATCTCACCGAAGCCAAACCTGCTGCTCGAGGCCATTTTCGTCCTCGAACCCGTCGCCGAATCGCGCTGGCACGCCGACCAGTTTCTTGCCCCCTGCCCGGTCCGTGTCGTTGTCGACCTGCAGCGTCGCGATGTATCCGAGGCGTGGACACACGAGAAACTCGCAAAGGAAACGGAGGACGGCTCCATTGCGCGCTTTCTTGAGAAGGGAGGTTTTGAGCCCGCGTTGCTGAAGCGGCTGACAGATGCCGCGGAAAGACTCGCGCTGGCGCGCACGCGCAGGCTCAAGCAGGACGCCGCAGCCGCCGCTTCCGAGATGCTGACCGAGGAGCGGCAGCGGCTTCTCGATCTGAGGAAGGTCAACGACCATGTCCGCCCCGAGGAGATCGCAACGACAGAGGAGCGGCTGGCCGCGACACTCGCGGCCATCGAGGGCGCCCGCCTGCGCATCGACAGCCTGCGCCTCATCCTCGAGGGTCCTCAACTTGACGACTGA
- a CDS encoding gamma-glutamyltransferase — MVQREIGDTVESQAAFDRMVSPGEIAALRERVLGRKRKVAGVSEVDSLLACTTHFVVADADGNIVCATQSIRAFILARVSPLPVS; from the coding sequence ATGGTGCAGCGTGAAATTGGTGACACAGTCGAATCCCAGGCGGCTTTCGACCGCATGGTGAGTCCCGGGGAAATTGCCGCCTTGCGCGAGCGCGTGCTCGGCAGGAAACGCAAGGTGGCGGGTGTTTCGGAGGTGGATTCGCTGCTGGCGTGCACGACGCATTTCGTCGTCGCCGATGCGGATGGAAACATCGTTTGCGCGACGCAGTCGATCAGAGCCTTCATTTTGGCGCGGGTGTCGCCGCTGCCGGTGTCGTGA
- a CDS encoding transposase: MYKGRWWSSGANRTTASGERFFSQWCRTVMRSRLPKVMAVARTLKSHLVNLLTYFQHPITNALTEGFNSKIQAIKADARGFRRFENYRARILFFCGKLDLAPLLPSGATHTIP; this comes from the coding sequence TTGTACAAGGGCAGATGGTGGAGTTCTGGAGCCAACCGGACGACGGCCAGCGGCGAACGCTTCTTCTCCCAGTGGTGCCGCACCGTCATGCGCAGCCGTTTGCCGAAGGTGATGGCCGTGGCCCGCACCCTCAAAAGCCATCTGGTGAATCTTCTGACGTACTTCCAGCACCCGATCACCAATGCCCTCACCGAGGGCTTCAACTCCAAGATCCAAGCCATCAAGGCCGATGCCCGCGGCTTTCGCCGCTTCGAAAACTACCGCGCCCGCATCCTCTTTTTCTGCGGCAAGCTCGACCTCGCGCCCCTTCTTCCCTCAGGCGCTACCCACACGATTCCGTGA
- a CDS encoding addiction module protein, translated as MTRLQELKKEALSLTDAERAILASDILQTLPAVLSDEDEGVAEAMRRDAELDVDSTAAIDWPRLKKELGR; from the coding sequence ATGACACGGTTGCAGGAACTCAAGAAAGAGGCGCTGAGTCTTACGGATGCGGAGCGGGCAATTCTGGCATCGGATATCCTGCAGACGCTGCCTGCAGTGCTTTCCGACGAAGACGAGGGAGTCGCGGAAGCCATGCGCCGCGACGCCGAATTGGACGTCGATTCGACTGCCGCTATTGACTGGCCGAGGTTGAAGAAGGAGTTGGGCCGTTGA
- a CDS encoding gamma-glutamyltransferase yields the protein MSNLSLQAARWWWPATRRRRQRVTAFSARVGMRSTRLLPFRSTLGVAEPYGSGLGGKLMLLYFDGRTGETHAVDAMDQASRSLVPDKYRRRPEKSRFDGWSSVCTPGLAAGLFTAHSRWGKLPWAQTVAPAIALADAGFTVLPKSRLLFEERLDKLRGGDGTLARLFLPNGDLPQIGSRLPNHDLARTMEHLARDGADGFTGGRWRRRWSKRRERAGGF from the coding sequence TTGTCAAACCTGTCTCTGCAAGCCGCACGATGGTGGTGGCCGGCCACCCGGAGGCGGCGGCAGCGGGTGACGGCATTCTCCGCGCGGGTGGGAATGCGATCGACGCGGCTGTTGCCGTTTCGCTCCACGCTTGGAGTCGCGGAGCCCTATGGATCAGGTCTTGGGGGCAAACTCATGCTGCTGTATTTCGATGGGCGCACAGGCGAGACGCACGCTGTCGATGCCATGGACCAGGCAAGTCGTTCGCTGGTGCCCGACAAGTATCGCCGCCGTCCGGAAAAATCCCGCTTCGACGGATGGTCGTCGGTTTGCACTCCAGGTCTTGCCGCGGGCCTCTTCACCGCGCATTCACGCTGGGGAAAACTCCCTTGGGCGCAAACGGTCGCACCTGCGATTGCACTGGCAGACGCGGGTTTCACCGTCCTGCCGAAATCGCGGCTGCTATTCGAAGAGCGGCTGGACAAGCTGCGCGGCGGGGACGGTACGCTGGCGAGGCTGTTTCTGCCGAATGGAGATCTCCCGCAGATCGGCTCCCGCCTTCCGAATCATGATCTTGCCCGCACCATGGAGCACCTCGCCCGCGACGGTGCCGATGGCTTTACCGGGGGACGGTGGCGGCGGCGCTGGTCGAAGCGTCGAGAAAGGGCGGGGGGCTTTTGA
- a CDS encoding methyltransferase domain-containing protein — translation MRAALLPLVAGHRRITLEIGCGHGHFLEAYAAAHPDRFCLGVDLMSDRVRRGTRKKDRARLGNLAFLHASADDLLAVLPDSVAIASIFVLFPDPQPKRRHWKNRLVQPEFLESLASHSLPGAPLHFRTDYAPYFEEARSVIESHPRWSLAPDVKAWPFEFTTVFQSRAPSYQSLIAHRRA, via the coding sequence GTGCGCGCGGCATTGCTTCCGCTGGTTGCCGGGCATCGCCGCATCACCCTCGAAATCGGCTGCGGTCATGGGCATTTTCTTGAAGCCTATGCCGCGGCGCATCCGGACAGGTTCTGCCTCGGTGTGGACCTCATGAGCGATCGGGTTCGCCGTGGCACCCGCAAGAAGGACAGGGCGCGGCTGGGCAACCTCGCGTTCCTGCACGCATCCGCGGATGACCTCCTCGCAGTCCTGCCGGATTCCGTGGCAATTGCTTCGATTTTTGTCCTGTTTCCCGATCCACAGCCCAAGCGCCGTCACTGGAAGAACCGGCTTGTCCAGCCTGAGTTTCTCGAAAGCCTGGCATCGCATTCCCTCCCGGGTGCACCGTTGCACTTTCGCACGGACTACGCTCCCTATTTCGAGGAGGCGAGGTCCGTGATCGAATCGCATCCGCGCTGGAGCCTCGCCCCGGATGTGAAGGCATGGCCCTTTGAATTCACGACCGTCTTTCAGTCGCGCGCGCCCTCCTATCAGTCGCTCATTGCGCACCGCCGCGCGTAG
- the eda gene encoding bifunctional 4-hydroxy-2-oxoglutarate aldolase/2-dehydro-3-deoxy-phosphogluconate aldolase, translating to MKPAFPTDLQNTIQSRGVVAVLVIDEIKHAVPVARALLRGGIASMELTLRTPAALECIRAIRQEVPEMLAGVGTVIEPRQVDEVVRAGGAFAVAPGCNPRVIAAAVAAGLPFAPGIATATDIESALESGCRLLKFFPAETSGGLRHLDSIAAPYAHLKLRYIPLGGLNANNMRVYLENRHVAALGGSWLASRDLIAAERWDDIAANARAAADAVKSVRTVATAGSK from the coding sequence ATGAAACCTGCGTTTCCCACCGATCTTCAGAACACGATTCAGTCCCGCGGTGTTGTCGCCGTGCTCGTCATCGACGAGATCAAACACGCCGTGCCCGTCGCGCGGGCATTGCTCCGCGGCGGCATCGCCTCAATGGAGCTCACCCTGCGCACGCCCGCCGCATTGGAATGCATTCGCGCGATCCGCCAGGAGGTCCCGGAGATGCTCGCTGGCGTCGGCACGGTTATTGAACCGCGCCAGGTTGACGAAGTCGTGCGCGCAGGCGGCGCATTCGCAGTCGCGCCCGGATGCAATCCCCGCGTCATCGCCGCCGCCGTCGCAGCCGGCCTGCCTTTCGCCCCAGGCATCGCGACCGCGACCGACATTGAGAGCGCGCTCGAGTCCGGCTGCCGGCTGCTGAAGTTTTTCCCCGCCGAAACTTCAGGCGGACTCCGTCACCTGGATTCGATTGCGGCTCCATACGCGCACCTCAAACTGCGCTACATCCCTCTTGGCGGACTGAACGCGAACAACATGCGCGTCTACCTTGAAAACCGCCACGTCGCCGCTCTCGGCGGATCCTGGCTCGCCTCGCGCGACCTCATCGCCGCCGAGCGTTGGGACGACATCGCCGCCAATGCCCGCGCCGCCGCCGACGCTGTGAAGAGTGTGCGCACCGTCGCCACCGCCGGAAGCAAATAG
- a CDS encoding prolyl oligopeptidase family serine peptidase produces the protein MKQLQFIVVALLLAVGATHARTVERTWVVDGAEREALIALPDSKGDGSHPLVFVFHGHGGTMRHAMLSMGVNKLWPESIVVYPQGLPTPGAITDPEGRRAGWQKTAGDQGDRDLKFVDAMMATIMKEYPVDSHRVFATGHSNGGAFTYLLWAERPSDFAAFAPSSGLLGKGARFPTEPRPILHIAGRTDELVKFEWQERMIAFDLRTNQCSQDGTPWPKGGKEAEIHRSKVGAPVVTWMHPGGHRYPDGALKAVVAFFKSYDRINER, from the coding sequence ATGAAACAGCTTCAATTCATTGTCGTCGCGCTCCTGCTCGCCGTGGGCGCGACCCATGCCAGGACTGTGGAGAGAACGTGGGTTGTCGATGGTGCTGAGCGGGAGGCGCTGATCGCCCTTCCTGATTCGAAGGGGGACGGCAGCCATCCGCTGGTGTTTGTTTTTCACGGGCATGGCGGCACCATGCGTCATGCGATGCTCTCCATGGGCGTGAACAAGCTCTGGCCGGAGTCCATCGTCGTGTATCCGCAGGGCCTGCCGACGCCGGGGGCCATCACCGATCCGGAGGGCAGGCGGGCGGGCTGGCAGAAGACGGCGGGCGATCAGGGGGATCGGGACTTGAAATTTGTGGATGCCATGATGGCGACGATAATGAAGGAATATCCGGTCGACTCGCATCGCGTGTTCGCAACCGGGCACTCCAATGGCGGGGCGTTCACGTATCTGCTATGGGCGGAACGACCCTCCGATTTCGCGGCTTTTGCGCCATCGTCGGGATTGCTGGGAAAAGGAGCGCGATTTCCGACAGAGCCGCGTCCGATCCTGCACATCGCGGGGAGGACCGATGAGCTGGTCAAGTTTGAGTGGCAGGAGCGAATGATCGCATTCGATCTTCGAACCAACCAGTGTTCGCAGGACGGCACTCCCTGGCCAAAGGGAGGAAAGGAAGCGGAGATCCATCGTTCAAAGGTTGGCGCGCCGGTGGTGACCTGGATGCATCCCGGCGGGCACCGGTATCCCGATGGCGCACTGAAGGCGGTTGTGGCCTTCTTCAAGAGTTACGACAGAATCAACGAGCGCTAG
- a CDS encoding aminopeptidase P N-terminal domain-containing protein, with amino-acid sequence MLPFDDAVLQSRRSRIQKDITPALGDSILLVYAGNPIPLPENTDQTYPFRSHAEYFFLTTLECPGGVVAFDPNPKSVPQWRSFVPALTENERIWEGRTQAPGEPLDALTVWLKQQPRSVVRLGSPPPTMDISDRDDRTKRVREQFRHARRPKDALELELLRRAAACTAGGFEIMRTRLGPAFRPASERSLQIELETGFFEAGARRTGYGSIVGSGPNAAVLHFDPSDRRVNKGEFVLIDAGAEIDRYVCDVTRTYVAGGKPTPFQRDLHALVLSVEEAAINRCRSGAEWKEIHFQAAIEISAGLVDLGLFRGSPESLVERSAHTLFFPHGLGHLVGLGVRDASGTLPGRPKDARAALQTLRTDLPLMPGYVITVEPGVYFIPTLLNDPVRRERFRDCVAWDRVEPLLSIGGVRIEDNVLITKGAPEVLTAAIPKVL; translated from the coding sequence ATGCTGCCTTTTGACGATGCCGTTCTCCAGTCGCGGCGGAGCCGTATTCAGAAAGATATTACACCCGCGCTGGGCGACTCCATCCTCCTGGTTTACGCGGGCAATCCCATCCCGCTTCCCGAAAACACAGACCAGACCTACCCGTTTCGCTCCCACGCGGAGTATTTTTTCCTCACCACCCTGGAGTGTCCCGGCGGCGTGGTGGCCTTCGATCCCAATCCCAAGAGCGTTCCGCAATGGCGGTCATTCGTGCCGGCGCTCACCGAGAACGAGCGCATATGGGAGGGGCGCACCCAGGCTCCCGGTGAACCGCTCGATGCACTGACAGTCTGGCTGAAACAACAGCCGCGTTCAGTCGTCCGGCTCGGCTCACCGCCTCCCACGATGGACATTTCCGACCGGGATGATCGGACGAAACGCGTCCGCGAACAATTCCGCCACGCACGCCGTCCGAAGGACGCGTTGGAGCTGGAGCTGCTGCGTCGCGCGGCCGCCTGCACCGCGGGGGGATTCGAAATCATGCGGACTCGATTGGGCCCCGCGTTTCGCCCCGCCTCCGAACGCTCCCTGCAGATCGAACTGGAGACCGGCTTCTTCGAAGCGGGCGCACGCCGGACTGGCTATGGTTCGATTGTCGGCAGCGGTCCGAATGCCGCGGTGCTGCATTTTGATCCAAGCGATCGCCGGGTGAACAAGGGGGAGTTTGTTCTCATCGATGCCGGGGCCGAAATCGATCGCTACGTTTGCGACGTCACGCGCACCTACGTCGCCGGCGGCAAACCGACGCCCTTTCAAAGGGATCTGCACGCCCTGGTTCTGTCGGTCGAGGAGGCCGCCATCAATCGCTGCCGAAGCGGTGCCGAGTGGAAGGAAATCCATTTCCAGGCAGCCATAGAGATCAGCGCCGGACTGGTCGATCTCGGCCTGTTCCGCGGCAGTCCCGAGTCGCTCGTTGAACGCAGCGCCCACACGCTCTTTTTCCCCCACGGCCTCGGCCATCTCGTCGGTCTCGGCGTGCGCGACGCGAGCGGCACGCTCCCGGGCAGACCGAAGGATGCACGCGCCGCTTTGCAGACGCTCCGGACGGACCTTCCGCTGATGCCCGGCTACGTGATCACCGTGGAGCCCGGCGTCTATTTCATCCCGACGCTGCTCAACGATCCGGTGCGACGCGAACGCTTTCGCGACTGCGTGGCCTGGGATCGCGTCGAGCCGCTGCTCTCGATCGGAGGCGTGCGCATCGAGGACAATGTCCTCATCACAAAGGGCGCCCCCGAGGTGCTGACCGCCGCAATCCCCAAGGTGCTCTGA
- a CDS encoding transposase, with translation MYEFVTTAFHLPADIIAWLYKARWNIEKVFDQLKNKFDGSRLGQPAIRRNPSKRSSFAWLTTCSGCLRCAGKRLSDLQQAGLQRREKGSPNTLPLPGKKGTPSQPC, from the coding sequence GTGTACGAGTTCGTCACCACCGCATTCCACCTGCCCGCCGACATCATTGCCTGGCTGTATAAAGCGCGATGGAACATCGAGAAGGTCTTCGATCAGCTCAAAAACAAGTTCGACGGGTCAAGGCTTGGGCAGCCAGCGATACGGCGAAATCCATCCAAGCGAAGTTCCTTTGCCTGGCTCACAACTTGCTCAGGCTGTTTGAGGTGCGCTGGAAAACGACTATCGGATTTGCAGCAAGCCGGCCTGCAACGTCGTGAAAAAGGCTCGCCGAACACACTGCCGTTGCCAGGAAAAAAGGGTACGCCGTCTCAGCCCTGCTAA
- a CDS encoding gamma-glutamyltransferase, with protein MAAALVEASRKGGGLLTHEDLESYAARVTKPIAIDFRGYHLLGGPPPTTGASLFMIILKGLEAEKLTPPLRTAANIDRSDDSGGGACDGAA; from the coding sequence GTGGCGGCGGCGCTGGTCGAAGCGTCGAGAAAGGGCGGGGGGCTTTTGACGCATGAGGATCTGGAAAGTTATGCCGCGCGCGTAACCAAACCCATAGCCATCGATTTCAGGGGATATCACCTACTTGGCGGACCTCCACCCACCACGGGAGCGTCGCTTTTCATGATAATTCTCAAGGGACTCGAAGCGGAGAAACTGACCCCGCCGCTTCGCACGGCGGCCAACATCGACCGGTCGGACGATTCTGGAGGAGGCGCATGCGATGGTGCAGCGTGA